The Paenibacillus sophorae genome has a segment encoding these proteins:
- a CDS encoding SDR family NAD(P)-dependent oxidoreductase, whose product MTQKIALVTGANRGLGLEISKQLGALGITVLMGARTLSSAEAAAKPLSAAGIDAIGVQLEVTNKDDIEALAEWIDRRYGKLDILINNAGIALRSSGGNLDAFRQTFEVNTFAPFLLTESLLPLLLKSEAGRIVNQSSAIGSIALMHTDETVRKLGDPAYAASKAALNMLTAYWAQKLENTGLKVNSTHPGLVQTDMGGANAEIPVEEGAKTAVALAVVDANGPSGQFFYMGQPLPW is encoded by the coding sequence ATGACTCAAAAAATCGCTTTGGTTACTGGAGCCAATAGAGGTCTCGGACTGGAAATATCCAAACAACTGGGTGCGCTTGGCATCACCGTTCTGATGGGCGCACGTACGCTCTCCTCGGCAGAGGCGGCTGCGAAGCCTTTATCAGCTGCGGGTATTGATGCAATCGGCGTACAGTTGGAAGTTACGAATAAGGACGACATTGAAGCATTAGCCGAGTGGATCGACCGGCGCTATGGCAAGCTGGATATCCTGATTAATAATGCAGGGATCGCGCTGCGTTCTTCTGGAGGAAATCTAGACGCTTTCCGCCAGACCTTTGAGGTCAATACGTTTGCTCCGTTCTTACTGACGGAATCACTGCTTCCGCTGCTGCTGAAAAGTGAGGCGGGACGAATCGTGAACCAGAGCAGCGCGATCGGCTCCATTGCGTTAATGCATACCGATGAAACGGTACGCAAGCTCGGAGATCCGGCATATGCCGCTTCCAAGGCGGCGCTGAACATGCTGACCGCTTATTGGGCACAGAAGCTGGAGAATACTGGGCTGAAAGTAAATTCGACGCATCCCGGACTCGTACAGACGGACATGGGCGGAGCAAATGCGGAAATTCCGGTGGAAGAAGGCGCCAAGACGGCTGTGGCTTTGGCTGTCGTTGATGCAAACGGACCGAGTGGACAGTTCTTTTATATGGGGCAGCCTCTGCCCTGGTAA
- a CDS encoding TetR/AcrR family transcriptional regulator: protein MARPREFDEETVLDKAMELFWSKGFEKTSIQDLCEHTGVHRGSLYETFGDKNDLFLAALDRFRHHSAGKLFAVLEEPGNPKEQLSAFFERLIESSMDNAKERRGCLIANTAVELAPFDPKVASRVEASLLDMENRFYSFLLRAQKEGGLKGKHNLRELSRFLVGVKQGVHIMAKTTTDRKTLQDVYKVALSAVF, encoded by the coding sequence ATGGCTAGACCGCGGGAGTTCGACGAAGAAACGGTATTGGATAAAGCAATGGAACTGTTCTGGAGCAAAGGCTTTGAAAAAACATCGATTCAGGATTTATGCGAACATACCGGAGTACACAGAGGCAGCTTGTATGAAACGTTCGGGGATAAGAATGATTTGTTTCTGGCCGCGCTTGACCGGTTCCGGCATCATTCGGCGGGAAAACTGTTTGCAGTGTTGGAGGAACCCGGCAATCCGAAAGAGCAGCTTTCCGCCTTTTTCGAGCGGCTGATCGAAAGCTCTATGGACAACGCAAAAGAACGGCGCGGCTGCTTAATTGCCAATACGGCCGTCGAGCTGGCGCCCTTTGACCCCAAGGTGGCGAGCAGGGTGGAGGCCAGTCTGCTGGATATGGAGAACCGGTTCTACAGCTTTCTGCTTCGCGCGCAGAAGGAAGGCGGGCTGAAAGGGAAGCATAATCTCCGCGAGCTGTCGCGTTTCTTAGTCGGTGTGAAGCAGGGAGTGCATATCATGGCCAAGACGACAACTGACCGTAAAACGTTACAGGATGTATATAAAGTTGCACTTTCGGCTGTATTTTAA
- a CDS encoding MFS transporter — protein sequence MPFINKAPRWYYGWTVVAIVFLVLLVSAGISSIPSVLMLQFEKDFGWSRSAVSGALSIRIFLYGLMGPFSAALMARFGVRRIMLLTLSFLTISLALTSFMTELWQFIALWGVVIGLATGALANVLGVTVAGRWFVKHRGLVVGILTASAATGQLLFLPLLAKISVGLGWRFSIYTTIAVLLVLIPIVAIWMKDHPFSVGVPPLGETEIAPPAPFHGNLFLAPLLALKDAVKSGTFWLLAGTFFFCGFSTNGLIGTHLIPACGDFGIPVVAAAGLLALMGMFDMVGTTLSGWLSDRFDSRWLLFWYYGLRGLSLIFLPYALNGGYTLLLVFAVFYGLDWIATVPPTVKITADHFGREKAGMVFGWILVAHQLGASAAAYGAGVIRQWLGSYTVPFVTAGFLCLFASLLAMRVVNMRKSAAAVKA from the coding sequence ATGCCGTTCATAAATAAAGCTCCCCGGTGGTATTATGGGTGGACTGTGGTTGCGATCGTTTTTCTCGTATTGCTGGTATCGGCGGGCATCAGCTCGATTCCAAGCGTATTGATGCTGCAATTTGAAAAAGATTTCGGCTGGAGCCGCTCCGCGGTGTCCGGCGCATTGTCCATCCGTATATTTTTGTACGGGTTGATGGGTCCTTTCTCCGCTGCGCTGATGGCCCGCTTTGGTGTTCGCCGCATCATGCTGCTGACGCTGAGTTTCCTGACTATCAGCCTTGCGTTAACGTCGTTTATGACGGAGCTCTGGCAGTTCATTGCGCTTTGGGGTGTTGTCATTGGCCTGGCTACCGGGGCATTGGCCAACGTGCTGGGCGTTACGGTGGCGGGCCGCTGGTTCGTGAAGCACAGAGGGCTTGTTGTCGGTATTCTTACAGCCAGCGCGGCGACGGGGCAGCTGCTGTTTCTGCCTCTTCTGGCGAAGATCTCGGTTGGCCTCGGCTGGCGGTTTTCCATTTACACAACAATTGCGGTGCTGCTCGTACTGATTCCCATCGTGGCGATTTGGATGAAAGATCATCCTTTCAGTGTTGGTGTTCCTCCTCTTGGAGAGACGGAGATTGCACCGCCTGCGCCGTTCCATGGCAATCTGTTTCTCGCTCCGCTGCTTGCGCTGAAGGATGCGGTTAAGAGCGGCACGTTCTGGCTGCTGGCAGGCACTTTTTTCTTCTGCGGATTCTCTACCAACGGACTTATCGGTACGCATCTGATTCCGGCCTGCGGCGACTTTGGCATCCCGGTTGTAGCGGCTGCGGGGCTTCTCGCCCTAATGGGGATGTTCGATATGGTCGGCACGACGCTGTCGGGCTGGCTGTCCGACCGTTTTGACAGCAGATGGCTGCTGTTCTGGTATTACGGTCTTCGCGGACTGTCGCTTATCTTCCTGCCCTACGCACTGAACGGCGGTTATACGCTTCTGCTGGTGTTTGCCGTGTTCTATGGGCTGGACTGGATCGCAACCGTGCCGCCTACCGTCAAAATTACCGCCGATCATTTTGGAAGAGAAAAAGCGGGGATGGTATTCGGCTGGATTCTGGTGGCTCACCAGCTTGGTGCTTCCGCGGCAGCTTACGGCGCCGGTGTGATTAGACAATGGCTCGGCAGTTACACGGTTCCTTTCGTTACCGCAGGTTTTCTGTGCCTGTTCGCTTCCCTGCTGGCTATGAGAGTCGTAAACATGCGTAAATCGGCTGCGGCCGTTAAAGCCTGA
- a CDS encoding AzlC family ABC transporter permease — protein sequence METARTETTGSYADEESFLMGVKDCLPTLLGYLSIGFAAGVAQKTAGLSLTEIILMSLILYAGSAQFIAAGMIAMGSPSAGIIITILFVNLRHLLLSAAISSYFRHLTPFRNFLVGVLLTDETFGVAINEAAKRKSISEKWMHGLNITAYLNWCAANIAGALLGQWIASPEKFGLDYALPAMFIGLLVLSIMSRRKIRTDVIVGLSAAAVAIGVSLWISPTVGVIAATVIAATIGMAVEKWK from the coding sequence ATGGAAACAGCCCGGACAGAGACGACCGGGAGCTATGCGGATGAAGAAAGCTTTTTAATGGGCGTAAAGGACTGCTTACCCACACTGCTAGGCTATTTGAGCATCGGATTTGCGGCGGGCGTCGCCCAGAAGACGGCGGGGTTAAGCCTTACGGAGATTATCCTGATGTCTCTTATTCTATATGCCGGGTCCGCCCAGTTTATCGCCGCAGGCATGATTGCCATGGGCAGTCCGTCCGCAGGCATTATTATAACGATTCTATTCGTTAATCTTCGGCATCTGCTTCTAAGCGCCGCCATATCGTCTTACTTCCGTCATTTAACGCCTTTCCGAAATTTCCTTGTCGGCGTTCTTCTTACGGACGAGACGTTCGGCGTCGCCATTAATGAAGCAGCCAAACGCAAAAGCATCAGCGAGAAATGGATGCACGGGCTTAATATCACCGCTTATTTGAACTGGTGCGCCGCCAACATTGCCGGTGCCCTTCTCGGACAGTGGATTGCCAGCCCCGAAAAGTTTGGCCTCGATTATGCGCTTCCGGCCATGTTCATCGGGTTGCTGGTTCTTTCCATAATGAGCCGGCGCAAAATCCGGACGGATGTGATCGTCGGGCTGTCTGCCGCAGCAGTGGCGATCGGCGTTTCTCTGTGGATCTCCCCGACCGTTGGGGTCATAGCGGCAACAGTCATAGCGGCGACTATTGGAATGGCGGTGGAAAAATGGAAGTAA
- a CDS encoding metallophosphoesterase, translating into MKRIRLILSIAAGVLLLSLVNFYIGYHAWLLIQNWLPGTSPVVFWPVFWVIALAYVICRAPLPSALKPLARFLKVIGSYYLALMQFAIILLPVADLFYWILSITGADVSGYISEAGAVIVALLAVFLVWGSRNAWSTVLRVHSLGLPKRFERDLTIAVASDLHLGDIVGNRHLKKMVDRMNAMKPDIVLLAGDVLDDSVEPFVRHRMSEQLGKLKARYGVFAVLGNHEYYGKDIKKYTDLMSEVGIRVLQDEVAEAAGVYIVGRKDKTAESMDSEGRKSVASLLEGLDLTRPVIMMDHQPTGFEAAARAGVDVLLSGHTHRGQIAPIHWITRRLFELDWGYLNKENLHVIVSSGYGTWGPPIRLASRSEIIGLSLSTN; encoded by the coding sequence ATGAAGAGAATACGATTGATCCTTTCAATTGCTGCAGGAGTACTGCTACTCAGTCTGGTCAATTTCTATATCGGCTACCATGCGTGGCTGCTTATTCAGAATTGGCTTCCCGGGACGAGTCCGGTAGTGTTCTGGCCGGTCTTTTGGGTCATCGCTCTTGCGTATGTGATTTGCAGAGCTCCCCTCCCGTCTGCTCTCAAGCCGCTCGCCAGATTTCTCAAAGTCATCGGCTCGTATTATTTGGCTCTGATGCAGTTTGCTATCATTCTATTGCCTGTGGCTGATCTGTTTTACTGGATTTTATCCATTACTGGCGCCGATGTTTCGGGTTATATTTCCGAAGCGGGAGCGGTTATTGTGGCGCTGCTTGCTGTATTTTTAGTGTGGGGCTCCCGGAATGCATGGAGCACGGTGCTCCGCGTTCACTCGCTGGGGCTTCCCAAGCGGTTTGAGAGGGATCTCACGATTGCCGTGGCATCCGACCTTCACCTCGGCGATATTGTCGGCAACCGGCATTTGAAGAAAATGGTCGACCGGATGAATGCGATGAAGCCGGACATTGTGCTGCTGGCTGGGGATGTGCTTGATGACAGCGTGGAGCCTTTCGTCCGCCACCGGATGAGCGAGCAGCTAGGCAAGCTGAAGGCCCGTTACGGCGTGTTCGCCGTGCTGGGCAATCACGAGTATTACGGCAAGGACATCAAGAAATATACGGATCTAATGAGTGAAGTCGGCATACGCGTGCTTCAGGACGAGGTAGCCGAGGCCGCCGGAGTGTACATTGTAGGCAGGAAGGACAAAACGGCGGAGAGTATGGATAGCGAAGGCCGCAAGAGTGTCGCCTCTCTGCTGGAAGGTTTGGATTTGACGCGTCCCGTCATCATGATGGATCACCAGCCCACAGGATTTGAGGCCGCCGCCAGGGCCGGCGTCGATGTGCTCCTCTCCGGTCATACGCACCGGGGACAAATCGCGCCCATCCACTGGATTACAAGACGCCTGTTCGAGCTGGACTGGGGCTATCTGAATAAAGAGAATCTGCATGTTATTGTTTCTTCCGGATACGGAACCTGGGGTCCGCCCATCCGCTTGGCCAGCCGTTCTGAGATTATCGGCCTGTCGCTGAGCACCAATTAA
- a CDS encoding ABC transporter ATP-binding protein translates to MSNVVEIREVSKSFEQFALDQVRFEVKKGFITGLIGPNGAGKSTLIKIMMDMVRPSGGEVRIFGSTLAENPGLKDRIGYVSDENYFYESMTIRNMGKMLAPFYKHWDNAAFTRYLEMFELSEKSKIKNLSRGMKMKFSLAVALSHHAELLLMDEPTAGLDPVFRRELLDLLGEQILDENKSIVFSTHNTNDLDRIADYIIFMNRGKVVFSDSKDEVLERYVMVKGGSELLDKDVRKYFVGVREGAHGFEALAPDRREAVRAFQGNALLEAPTLEDIMYFTVKGGKARV, encoded by the coding sequence ATGAGTAATGTAGTAGAGATCCGGGAGGTTTCCAAATCTTTTGAACAATTTGCGTTGGATCAGGTTCGATTTGAGGTGAAGAAGGGTTTTATCACAGGATTGATCGGACCCAACGGTGCCGGAAAAAGTACGCTGATCAAGATTATGATGGACATGGTGCGTCCAAGCGGCGGGGAGGTGCGAATCTTCGGCAGCACTCTTGCGGAAAACCCCGGCTTAAAGGACCGCATCGGGTACGTTTCGGACGAGAATTATTTCTATGAGAGTATGACCATACGGAATATGGGGAAAATGCTCGCCCCTTTTTATAAACATTGGGATAATGCAGCCTTTACCCGGTATCTGGAAATGTTCGAGCTGTCCGAAAAGTCCAAAATCAAGAACCTGTCGAGAGGAATGAAGATGAAATTCTCGCTTGCGGTTGCACTGTCCCACCATGCTGAACTGCTGCTTATGGACGAACCAACCGCAGGGCTTGATCCCGTCTTCCGCAGGGAACTGCTGGACCTTCTCGGGGAGCAGATTCTGGATGAGAACAAATCGATCGTCTTCTCTACTCACAATACGAATGATCTGGACCGGATCGCGGACTATATCATTTTTATGAACCGGGGGAAAGTCGTCTTCAGCGACAGCAAGGATGAAGTGCTGGAACGGTATGTAATGGTTAAGGGCGGAAGCGAGCTGCTCGATAAGGATGTGCGGAAGTATTTTGTCGGGGTAAGGGAAGGGGCTCACGGATTTGAAGCCTTGGCGCCGGACCGGCGGGAAGCGGTAAGGGCGTTTCAGGGAAATGCGCTGCTCGAAGCGCCGACGCTTGAGGATATTATGTATTTCACTGTAAAAGGAGGCAAGGCTCGTGTCTAA
- a CDS encoding winged helix-turn-helix transcriptional regulator — protein sequence MSKIEPIVLTKGTPGEPCPIAKTLDVIGTKWTFLIIRDLLIEGTMRFSDLLRSMDGISPKTLSLRLKELEDHGVLERKVFPEVPPRVEYTLTEKGKRLEGIFIELKRFGLNL from the coding sequence ATGAGTAAAATCGAACCGATCGTTCTGACCAAAGGAACACCGGGCGAGCCATGCCCCATTGCCAAAACACTGGACGTCATTGGGACGAAATGGACCTTTTTAATTATTCGGGATCTGCTTATCGAGGGAACGATGCGTTTCAGCGACCTGCTGAGATCAATGGATGGAATTAGTCCGAAGACATTATCGCTCCGTCTTAAAGAACTGGAGGATCATGGGGTATTGGAAAGAAAAGTATTTCCAGAGGTTCCTCCGCGAGTAGAATATACGTTAACGGAAAAAGGGAAACGGCTCGAGGGGATTTTTATTGAATTAAAAAGATTTGGGTTGAATTTGTAA
- a CDS encoding AzlD domain-containing protein, whose translation MEVRSEILWIILGSAAVTLIPRVLPLMVLSRFKLPDWSMRWLSHVPVSIMAALVAQELLIQDGKLTPLTSNTELFAAVPAFLVAITTRSLLGTVMVGIVSLMLLRLVL comes from the coding sequence ATGGAAGTAAGAAGCGAAATTTTGTGGATTATACTTGGTTCGGCGGCCGTTACCCTTATTCCGCGCGTCTTGCCTTTAATGGTGCTCAGCCGGTTCAAGCTTCCGGATTGGAGCATGCGGTGGTTAAGTCATGTGCCGGTGTCCATTATGGCCGCTCTGGTGGCTCAGGAACTGCTAATCCAGGACGGTAAGCTCACTCCGCTGACAAGCAATACGGAGTTGTTCGCAGCAGTTCCCGCTTTTCTCGTCGCTATCACAACGCGCAGCCTGCTCGGAACCGTAATGGTGGGTATCGTGTCGTTGATGCTGCTGCGTCTGGTGCTTTAA
- a CDS encoding GntR family transcriptional regulator: protein MNIILSNSSGEPIYAQIVSQIRQMILQGELAAGSPLPSIRQLAKDLQISVITTKRAYEELEREGLVNSLVGKGSYVSGMNQQYIREQRYRLLEEKMKEVMEESRLLGIGFAEMVDIFRTLKEEQE from the coding sequence ATGAACATCATTTTGTCCAACTCATCGGGAGAACCGATTTATGCGCAGATTGTAAGCCAGATCCGGCAGATGATTTTACAGGGTGAGCTTGCGGCAGGGTCCCCCCTGCCTTCAATCCGTCAATTGGCCAAGGATTTGCAGATCAGCGTTATCACAACGAAACGCGCATACGAAGAATTAGAGCGGGAAGGGCTTGTTAATTCTCTAGTAGGAAAAGGCTCCTATGTGTCCGGCATGAATCAGCAGTATATCCGTGAACAGCGATACCGGCTCTTGGAGGAGAAGATGAAAGAAGTCATGGAAGAGAGCAGGCTGCTTGGGATCGGGTTTGCGGAAATGGTTGACATATTCAGGACGCTTAAGGAGGAGCAGGAATGA
- a CDS encoding DUF421 domain-containing protein, which translates to MPTWLEVIFRTIFAVVVLFLLTKILGKRQVSQLSFFEYITGITLGSLAAYISLDTDKNWHLGMIAILVWIAISFGIEFLQLKSKRARDFVDFKATVLIKDGKILEENMKKERLTTDDLLEQLRAKDVFKVADVEFAIMESSGQINVLLNRENQPLTPKHLGIKVAPEKETQAVIMDGKLMPEPLDMMGKTPKWLMDELEKQQLNLQDIFLGQVDSYGDLTVDLYADNVQVPQPQEKPEVYALLKKCEADLELFGLSAQNKDTKKLYEQCSSQLQAVITELKPLLTT; encoded by the coding sequence ATGCCGACTTGGTTAGAGGTTATTTTTCGGACCATATTCGCGGTGGTCGTACTTTTTCTGTTAACAAAGATACTTGGCAAAAGACAGGTATCCCAGCTTTCTTTCTTCGAATACATTACGGGGATTACGCTTGGCAGCTTGGCAGCTTACATCTCGCTGGATACGGATAAGAACTGGCATCTGGGCATGATCGCGATTCTGGTATGGATCGCTATTTCCTTCGGGATCGAATTTTTGCAGCTCAAGAGTAAGAGGGCCAGAGACTTCGTTGATTTCAAAGCGACCGTACTGATCAAGGACGGCAAGATCCTGGAAGAGAATATGAAAAAAGAGCGCCTGACAACTGACGATCTGCTTGAGCAGCTTCGGGCCAAGGACGTATTTAAAGTAGCGGATGTCGAGTTCGCGATTATGGAGTCGAGCGGACAGATCAACGTACTGCTCAACCGCGAGAATCAGCCGCTTACTCCGAAGCATTTGGGAATTAAGGTGGCTCCGGAGAAAGAAACCCAAGCCGTCATTATGGACGGGAAATTGATGCCCGAACCGCTCGATATGATGGGGAAGACTCCAAAGTGGCTGATGGATGAGCTGGAGAAGCAGCAGCTAAACTTGCAGGATATTTTCTTGGGCCAGGTCGATTCCTACGGGGATCTGACCGTCGATTTATACGCCGACAACGTTCAAGTCCCGCAGCCGCAGGAGAAGCCTGAAGTGTACGCCCTGCTGAAAAAATGCGAAGCGGATCTTGAATTGTTCGGGCTGTCCGCTCAAAACAAGGACACCAAAAAGCTGTACGAGCAGTGCTCGTCCCAGCTTCAGGCAGTGATTACAGAGCTTAAGCCGCTGCTGACTACTTAA
- a CDS encoding bacteriohemerythrin, with protein MIAWRESYEIGVEKIDCQHRQLLVKLNEFFDACSNQQGREKIEETLKFLKDYTIEHFGSEEELMNDIHFPELSEHQKEHADFVKTVLELEEAIKTKGVSVLTTIKLNRTLTDWLITHINKCDKLIGDYLAERGAKA; from the coding sequence ATGATAGCCTGGAGGGAATCGTACGAAATCGGAGTGGAGAAAATCGATTGTCAGCACAGACAGCTGCTGGTCAAGCTGAATGAGTTCTTTGATGCCTGCTCGAATCAGCAAGGGCGCGAGAAGATCGAAGAAACACTCAAGTTTTTAAAGGACTACACGATTGAGCATTTTGGCAGTGAAGAGGAATTGATGAACGACATCCACTTCCCGGAATTATCCGAGCATCAGAAGGAGCATGCCGATTTCGTCAAGACTGTTCTTGAACTGGAAGAAGCAATCAAGACCAAAGGCGTTTCCGTTCTGACTACCATTAAGCTTAACCGCACCTTGACGGACTGGCTTATTACCCATATTAACAAATGCGACAAGCTGATTGGGGATTACCTGGCCGAACGCGGTGCGAAAGCGTAG
- a CDS encoding DUF1657 domain-containing protein, whose translation MTVASDVKTCLSSLKSAQASLEQFALSTQNQNAKTLFTSAAQQTQQIVQQVESRVQDLEKEEPQYKGF comes from the coding sequence ATGACTGTAGCTTCAGATGTAAAAACCTGCCTTTCTTCACTGAAAAGCGCTCAAGCAAGCCTTGAACAGTTCGCATTGAGCACTCAAAATCAGAACGCCAAAACACTGTTCACCTCTGCCGCGCAGCAAACCCAGCAAATCGTTCAGCAAGTGGAAAGCCGGGTTCAGGATCTGGAAAAAGAAGAACCTCAATACAAAGGGTTTTAG
- a CDS encoding SDR family NAD(P)-dependent oxidoreductase: MQDKVAIVTGAASGIGKAAAIRLAAEGAKVSLIDKNEQTITQTEAEIKNAGGEAITFIADTANPEEISRAVKKTAEQWGSIHTVFANAGILGMTSPIEYFPTEEWAGTISNNLVGTFETVLEKQGIIIDKNGYIVYIIYIH; this comes from the coding sequence ATGCAGGACAAGGTTGCAATTGTGACGGGAGCAGCTTCCGGGATTGGCAAAGCCGCTGCCATTCGTTTGGCGGCCGAAGGCGCAAAAGTCAGTCTTATCGATAAGAACGAACAGACGATCACCCAGACCGAAGCGGAGATCAAGAATGCGGGCGGGGAAGCAATCACCTTCATCGCCGATACCGCAAATCCAGAAGAAATCAGCCGGGCCGTCAAAAAGACGGCGGAGCAGTGGGGCTCCATTCATACGGTATTCGCCAATGCGGGTATTCTCGGCATGACATCGCCGATCGAATATTTTCCGACGGAGGAGTGGGCCGGAACGATTTCGAACAACCTGGTCGGCACCTTCGAAACGGTGTTGGAAAAACAGGGGATTATCATTGACAAGAATGGGTATATTGTATATATAATATATATACATTAA
- a CDS encoding SDR family oxidoreductase → MLQNQKIVIIGGSSGIGLETAKQVIALGAEVIIASRSEEKLHKAKEQLGAKAAAYTLDTTDEQQVQAFFEKIGTFDHLVVSAAETSGGPFLQTDTAQARQLFENKFWGQYYAAKYGAPKIAENGSITLFSGVVAYKSMVGSSVLGAVNAAVSNLGQTLALELAPIRVNIVSPGIIDTPSRSKMPEDARNNFYATVAGKLPVKRVGKPEDVAQSVIYLLQNGFVTGTVLHTEGGHILI, encoded by the coding sequence ATGCTACAAAATCAAAAAATCGTGATTATCGGCGGAAGCTCCGGGATTGGCCTGGAAACAGCTAAACAAGTAATTGCCCTTGGAGCAGAAGTAATCATCGCCAGCCGTTCTGAAGAAAAACTGCACAAGGCGAAAGAACAACTGGGAGCCAAAGCAGCGGCTTATACGCTGGATACGACGGATGAGCAGCAAGTGCAAGCTTTTTTTGAAAAAATCGGCACGTTCGATCATCTTGTCGTAAGCGCTGCGGAAACATCCGGCGGGCCATTCCTTCAAACGGATACGGCCCAAGCCCGTCAGTTGTTCGAGAACAAATTTTGGGGTCAATACTATGCCGCTAAATACGGGGCGCCGAAAATTGCGGAGAACGGTTCAATTACCTTGTTCTCTGGCGTAGTCGCCTATAAATCGATGGTTGGATCGTCTGTACTGGGAGCAGTCAACGCAGCAGTTTCGAATCTGGGTCAAACGCTGGCTTTGGAACTTGCGCCAATCCGGGTGAATATCGTGTCGCCTGGTATTATCGATACGCCTTCACGAAGCAAAATGCCTGAAGACGCACGCAATAATTTCTACGCTACAGTGGCAGGCAAACTCCCGGTAAAACGGGTGGGGAAACCGGAAGATGTCGCACAAAGCGTAATCTACCTGCTCCAAAATGGCTTTGTGACAGGTACCGTCCTTCACACGGAAGGCGGACATATTTTAATTTAA
- a CDS encoding NAD(P)H-dependent oxidoreductase yields MKNILIINGHQKYGSAEGKLNQTLTDSMVSFLSEKNSVQTTTIQNGYNIKEEHKKFIWADVVIYQTPIYWFSIPGLLKTYMDEVYEYGLFFKGADEYGRGGLLTGKKYMFSTTWNAPEKAFNDPTQFFKGDSLEAAIAHLHRVQEFLGMQPLKSFACYDVIKNPKLDKFTSELGAHLKAVLNF; encoded by the coding sequence ATGAAAAATATACTTATTATCAACGGTCACCAAAAATATGGTTCAGCAGAGGGGAAATTGAACCAAACGTTGACGGACAGCATGGTGAGTTTTTTAAGTGAAAAAAATAGTGTACAAACAACAACGATTCAAAACGGATACAACATTAAAGAAGAACATAAGAAATTTATTTGGGCGGACGTTGTCATTTACCAAACACCCATCTACTGGTTCAGTATTCCCGGGTTACTCAAAACGTATATGGATGAAGTCTATGAGTACGGCTTATTTTTCAAGGGTGCGGACGAATATGGAAGAGGCGGGTTATTAACCGGTAAAAAATATATGTTCTCGACAACTTGGAATGCCCCGGAAAAAGCATTTAACGATCCAACGCAGTTTTTTAAAGGGGACAGCTTGGAGGCGGCAATCGCTCATTTGCACCGTGTACAGGAATTTCTCGGCATGCAGCCTTTAAAGAGCTTCGCTTGCTACGATGTTATCAAAAATCCAAAGTTGGATAAATTTACATCCGAACTGGGCGCACATCTAAAAGCCGTACTGAATTTCTAA